From the genome of Candidatus Hydrogenedentota bacterium:
GACGTTCACCGAAACCTTTTGGTGGCCCCTCGAAGTCACCGGATTTTCCCTGGTGCTCGTCGTGCCTTGCGCCCTCGGTGTGCTGGCCTGCTCCGCCCTGCTTCAAAGCCAGAACTACGCGGCCATTGCGGTCTTTATGGTCATCGTCGCCAATGGTGTTCTCGGTGGCTTGCTCGCCGCCTTCCTGCGGGATGAGAACTACCTCGTCCTCTCTTTTCCCCTGGCGCTCAACCGGGTTGGACAGGCCATTTTTAACCAGCAGCATCTGATTTTTGCCCTTCACTGGGGCTGGTCCATGCTCTATATCATTCTGGTATCCCTCGCGTGCGCGGGGATTATCTTCCGGCGCGTGCGCCGCGCGGAGTGCGCCCTGTGAGTACCATCATCCACGCGCAAGGCGTCTCCAAATGGTTCGGCGAGGTGATGGCCCTCAACGATCTCAACCTCGAAATCACCACGGGCGTCACCGGCCTCCTCGGGGCCAACGGCGCGGGCAAGAGCACCTTTATCAAACTCGCCCTCGGACTGTATCGCCCCTCCCGCGGCAGCGTGACCGTCTTTGGCCAGCCTCCGAAAAATAATCTCGCGGTCCTGCGGCGCATCGGCTATTGCCCGGAGACCGACACCTTCTACGACAACATGACGGGCTACGAATACGTCTACTGGCTCAGCCGCTACTGGGGCATGAGCGCGAAGAACGCCCAGAAAGCCGCCGAACAGGCCTGCGAACGGGTACGCATGACCGATCGAATGGACGATCCCATCGAGGAATACAGCAAGGGCATGCGCCAGCGCATCAAGATTGCCCAGGCGCTGGCGACCGATCCCGACCTCCTCTTTCTGGACGAGCCCATGGCGGGCCTCGACCCCCAGGGGCGCGAGGAGATGTTCGCCCTCATCCGGGAACTGGGTGACAACGGCTACTCCGTGGTCGTCTCCAGCCATATCCTCTATGAAGTCGAGCGCGTGACCGACAATGTGGTCCTTCTCTTTCAGGGCAGCCTCATGGCCCATGGAAAGGTGCGGGAGATTCGCTCCCTCATCGACAAGCATCCCCACACTATTCACGTGGACTGCACCGCGCCGCGCCTCCTGGCCGCGCGCTTTGTCGATGACCCGGCCGTGCTTCACCTCGATTTCGAGGGCGAACGCCTGGTCATCAAGACCAAAGATCCCAACGGGTGCTATGAACGCCTGAACAATGCCGCCCTCTCGCCCGAAATCGGGGTTGTCCGCATTCAATGCGCCGACGACAGCCTCCAGGCCGTTTTCGAATATCTGGTGAAATGATGGAACAAGCCGCCCACGCCACAATTAAGACCAGCATCCTCCCCAGGCCTATCGGGGCATCAGGGGCGCTGGCCCACTACAGCTTCTGCTTCCGCGCTTCCTTCGGCCACAGCCTCATGCTGATGCTCCGCCGACAGCGCCTGATCCTGGCCGTTGTCATCTCCATGCTGCCCGTGGTGATCCCGCTGGCCATGGCGCTGCTCTCCACCGCCCAGTTCGCGGAATCGGGTTTCG
Proteins encoded in this window:
- a CDS encoding ABC transporter ATP-binding protein; its protein translation is MSTIIHAQGVSKWFGEVMALNDLNLEITTGVTGLLGANGAGKSTFIKLALGLYRPSRGSVTVFGQPPKNNLAVLRRIGYCPETDTFYDNMTGYEYVYWLSRYWGMSAKNAQKAAEQACERVRMTDRMDDPIEEYSKGMRQRIKIAQALATDPDLLFLDEPMAGLDPQGREEMFALIRELGDNGYSVVVSSHILYEVERVTDNVVLLFQGSLMAHGKVREIRSLIDKHPHTIHVDCTAPRLLAARFVDDPAVLHLDFEGERLVIKTKDPNGCYERLNNAALSPEIGVVRIQCADDSLQAVFEYLVK